A genome region from Methanococcoides burtonii DSM 6242 includes the following:
- a CDS encoding acyltransferase, which yields MNDSLSVNMKEYNAIIGKNPVIQDLVEIGKYPEKLQKTIIGDNATIRSHSVIYSGNNIGNQFQTGHGILLRENNKIGNDVSIGTHSIVERENTIGNNVRIHSNCFVPEFVIIDDDVWIGPSTTILNVLHPPCPRFEDCAKSVHIKKGAKIGGNVTIGPRVSIGERSFIGMGSVVTKDIPDRVLAYGNPAKVICSIDEMNCEAGYFKTPYEWLGKE from the coding sequence TTGAACGATAGTTTATCTGTTAATATGAAAGAGTACAATGCCATAATTGGAAAGAACCCAGTCATCCAGGATCTTGTAGAGATTGGGAAATATCCAGAAAAACTTCAGAAAACCATAATTGGGGACAATGCCACTATTCGATCACACTCTGTTATATATTCCGGCAACAATATAGGAAATCAGTTTCAGACAGGGCATGGAATTCTTTTAAGAGAGAACAACAAGATAGGAAATGATGTCAGCATAGGGACACATTCAATAGTTGAAAGAGAGAACACGATCGGAAACAATGTTCGCATTCACTCCAACTGTTTTGTACCGGAATTCGTCATAATAGACGACGACGTATGGATAGGACCATCAACTACCATACTCAATGTCCTTCACCCCCCATGCCCCCGTTTTGAAGATTGTGCTAAAAGTGTCCATATTAAAAAAGGAGCAAAGATCGGAGGTAACGTTACCATTGGCCCAAGAGTGAGCATTGGGGAAAGATCGTTCATCGGAATGGGGTCTGTGGTTACGAAAGATATCCCTGACAGAGTTCTTGCATATGGGAATCCTGCAAAGGTCATTTGCAGCATAGATGAGATGAATTGTGAAGCAGGGTACTTTAAAACACCTTATGAATGGCTCGGAAAGGAATGA
- a CDS encoding DegT/DnrJ/EryC1/StrS family aminotransferase codes for MYVDDDIKRAVEQVLDSGRFIKGEQLRLLEQEFADFCNAKNAVGVSSGTSAILLTMMALGIGKGDEIIVPSHTFIASASPAKFLGATPVYVDIDPDTYTVDPNKIEEAITENTKAIIAVHLYGHPADMNSINDIASKYGIPVVEDSCQAHAAKYKGKRTGALGDIAVFSFFPSKNMTVAGDGGIAVTNNEELAEKIAMLRDHGRNNKYTSDLLGLNLRLSEIPAAIGRQQLSHLSDWTDKRRQAAARYNELLRGVVETPFEAQWATHAYHLYVIQTEARDDLAKYLNDNGISTGIHYPVPVHRQPCMEAGKVTLPVTDKVVDRILSLPMHPQLTDEQIKFVAEKIQEWIN; via the coding sequence ATGTATGTCGATGACGACATCAAGAGAGCAGTTGAACAGGTACTGGACAGCGGCCGTTTCATCAAAGGAGAACAATTACGCCTTTTGGAACAGGAATTTGCCGATTTTTGTAATGCTAAAAACGCTGTTGGCGTTAGTTCAGGGACTTCAGCAATACTGCTTACAATGATGGCACTTGGAATTGGAAAGGGTGACGAGATAATCGTACCTTCCCATACATTCATTGCAAGTGCAAGTCCTGCTAAATTCTTAGGTGCAACACCTGTATATGTAGATATAGACCCTGACACATACACTGTTGATCCTAATAAAATCGAAGAAGCAATTACTGAGAACACTAAAGCGATCATAGCTGTCCACCTCTACGGACATCCTGCCGATATGAACAGCATAAACGATATTGCATCAAAGTATGGGATACCTGTTGTCGAGGATTCATGTCAGGCACATGCTGCCAAATACAAAGGAAAGAGGACAGGAGCGCTTGGAGATATTGCTGTTTTTAGCTTCTTCCCATCAAAGAACATGACCGTTGCCGGAGATGGCGGAATAGCCGTTACGAACAATGAAGAACTTGCTGAAAAGATAGCCATGTTGAGGGATCATGGAAGGAACAACAAATATACCAGTGACCTCCTTGGCCTGAACCTTCGTCTCAGCGAGATCCCTGCAGCCATAGGAAGGCAACAACTCAGCCATCTGAGCGATTGGACAGATAAAAGAAGACAGGCTGCTGCCCGATACAACGAGCTTCTTCGAGGAGTGGTGGAAACGCCATTTGAAGCTCAATGGGCAACTCACGCATACCATTTATACGTTATCCAGACCGAGGCCCGTGACGACCTTGCCAAATACCTCAATGACAACGGCATCAGCACAGGAATACACTACCCGGTCCCAGTTCACAGACAGCCATGTATGGAAGCAGGTAAAGTAACCCTGCCTGTTACAGACAAGGTAGTAGATAGGATACTTTCACTTCCAATGCACCCACAACTTACAGATGAACAGATTAAATTCGTTGCTGAAAAAATACAGGAGTGGATAAATTGA
- a CDS encoding Gfo/Idh/MocA family protein: MDKLTGIAVIGTGYWGKNHVRTYSELVAEGIIDHVKICDINEKRAQELGKAFNIEYLTDYKDILSDPDIDAVSIVTPSPTHFPLAKEFMEAGKDVLVEKPMTMDYTEAEKLTEIAKSTGQILMVGHIFRHHPAVKELKNRIDIGEFGNIRMMSSNRLSYGAPRKDMGVVYALGIHEVDMFCYLLDVEYPKNVTATTLCSLQSDIEETAMITMELGENTTAYAFESWLMPAYGKQRDLVVVGSEKAAKIDYLKPQELHIYDIRIEETDFDGKTAYSVENEGDYIIPIPYAEPLKEELKNFVHCIQTRERPLSDGFIGQRAVKMAEAVLESAKTGRKVSF, translated from the coding sequence GTGGATAAATTGACAGGAATTGCAGTAATAGGAACCGGATATTGGGGGAAGAACCACGTCAGAACATACAGCGAACTTGTTGCGGAAGGTATCATTGACCATGTGAAGATCTGTGACATAAACGAAAAACGTGCACAGGAACTTGGCAAAGCGTTCAACATAGAATATCTTACTGACTATAAGGACATATTATCAGATCCGGATATCGATGCAGTAAGCATAGTCACACCTTCACCGACACACTTCCCGCTTGCAAAGGAATTCATGGAAGCCGGTAAAGATGTCCTTGTAGAAAAACCCATGACCATGGACTACACTGAAGCAGAAAAGCTTACAGAAATAGCAAAATCTACAGGTCAAATATTAATGGTCGGTCATATTTTCAGACACCATCCTGCCGTTAAAGAACTGAAAAATCGTATAGATATAGGGGAATTCGGCAACATACGCATGATGTCGAGCAACCGCTTATCCTATGGTGCACCCAGAAAAGATATGGGCGTGGTCTATGCCCTTGGGATACATGAAGTAGATATGTTCTGCTATCTTCTGGATGTAGAATACCCTAAAAATGTTACCGCAACCACTCTGTGTAGCCTTCAGTCAGACATTGAGGAGACTGCAATGATAACAATGGAACTGGGCGAGAACACTACTGCTTATGCTTTTGAAAGCTGGCTGATGCCAGCATACGGAAAACAAAGAGACCTTGTCGTAGTGGGTTCTGAAAAGGCGGCGAAGATAGATTATCTGAAACCACAGGAATTACATATATACGATATTCGTATTGAAGAAACAGATTTCGATGGGAAGACTGCATACAGTGTGGAAAACGAAGGAGATTACATAATTCCGATACCATATGCAGAACCATTAAAAGAAGAGCTCAAGAACTTTGTACATTGCATACAGACAAGAGAAAGACCACTCTCTGATGGATTTATAGGTCAACGCGCAGTGAAAATGGCAGAAGCGGTACTAGAATCAGCAAAGACCGGTCGCAAAGTTTCTTTCTGA
- the galU gene encoding UTP--glucose-1-phosphate uridylyltransferase GalU, producing the protein MDVKKAVIPAAGLGTRFLPATKSMPKEMLPIIDKPVIHYVVEEAIASGIDDIIFVTGRSKRAIEDYFDESPELQMHLKEHHKDSLLKMVEDISSMVDIHYIRQKEPRGLGDAIMTAKKHISGDPFAVLLGDDIIVNDVPCTKQLIEVFQKYRCSTIAVEEVPREKVSSYGIISGKPIDDSLCILEDIIEKPSVEEAPSNIGAIGRYVFTPEIFDCINKTSTGVGGEIQLTDGIRLLNEQQKVYAYRFAGQRYDTGDKLGYVKAIVDFALKNEEMAPSIREHIKNVLGSGF; encoded by the coding sequence ATGGATGTTAAAAAAGCAGTAATCCCGGCGGCTGGTCTTGGGACTCGATTTTTACCAGCAACTAAATCGATGCCTAAAGAGATGCTTCCAATAATAGATAAACCGGTTATCCATTATGTTGTTGAGGAAGCGATCGCATCAGGGATCGATGACATCATTTTTGTGACCGGACGCAGTAAAAGGGCTATTGAGGATTACTTTGATGAATCCCCAGAGCTTCAGATGCACCTGAAGGAGCATCATAAAGATTCCCTTCTTAAAATGGTGGAGGACATTTCTTCAATGGTGGATATCCATTACATCAGACAGAAGGAACCGCGTGGCTTGGGTGATGCTATTATGACTGCAAAGAAGCACATAAGTGGTGATCCGTTCGCTGTGCTTCTCGGTGATGATATTATTGTGAATGATGTGCCGTGTACGAAACAGCTTATCGAGGTTTTCCAGAAATACCGATGTTCAACTATTGCTGTTGAGGAAGTTCCCCGTGAAAAAGTAAGCAGTTACGGTATTATAAGTGGCAAACCAATTGATGATTCACTTTGTATCCTTGAAGATATCATTGAGAAACCATCTGTTGAAGAAGCGCCATCTAACATCGGAGCTATCGGCAGGTATGTTTTCACTCCGGAAATATTTGATTGTATCAACAAAACTTCCACAGGCGTTGGTGGTGAGATTCAGCTCACTGATGGCATCAGACTTCTTAATGAGCAGCAGAAGGTCTATGCTTATAGATTTGCAGGGCAAAGATATGATACTGGGGATAAACTGGGCTATGTGAAGGCTATTGTTGATTTTGCGTTGAAGAATGAGGAGATGGCTCCCAGTATAAGAGAACACATTAAAAATGTATTAGGATCGGGATTCTAA
- a CDS encoding mannose-1-phosphate guanylyltransferase/mannose-6-phosphate isomerase codes for MWPLSREYYPKQFLKLGKSSLFQDTFLRCLKLSECSDIFVVTNETQKFFVLGQIKELGYDLPVENVLIEPVGKNTLPAIFFGMHEINERFGKSIVGIFSSDHVLDADSMETIADASNLASDYLVTFGVVPSSPHTGYGYIHPGNDIGFGNEVLEFKEKPDGEIAKMYVKQGYLWNSGMFLFDTDIFFEEVRKYEPSMFDAFCGDEGVIRNIVSIYSSLPSISIDYGIMERSNKVAVVKLEHKWSDLGNFDAIYGESDKDDHSNAVYDCDSNFISSNGNLVYSKPDKIVSLIDINDMVVVDTPDALLVCPRKSSQKVKDVVNSLSVEGDERISLHQTVYRPWGTYTILESTERHKIKNITVMPQKKLSYQLHHHRSEHWVVVEGIACVQIEGKHFYLRQGESTFIRPGDKHRLLNPGKLPLEIIEVQLGESVDEDDIVRFDDEYGRVNDSSSVEDRI; via the coding sequence TTGTGGCCGTTGAGCCGTGAATATTATCCAAAACAGTTTTTAAAATTAGGTAAAAGCTCGCTTTTCCAGGACACTTTTTTAAGATGCCTGAAACTTTCGGAGTGTTCCGATATATTTGTTGTGACAAATGAGACTCAGAAGTTTTTTGTGTTGGGTCAGATAAAAGAGCTTGGCTACGATCTTCCTGTAGAGAATGTTCTGATTGAACCCGTGGGGAAGAATACCTTGCCAGCCATTTTCTTTGGAATGCATGAGATAAATGAACGATTTGGCAAGTCCATAGTTGGGATATTTTCTTCTGACCATGTGTTGGATGCCGATTCAATGGAAACGATAGCTGACGCATCAAATCTTGCTTCTGACTACCTTGTTACGTTTGGAGTTGTTCCATCTTCACCCCATACTGGTTATGGGTATATCCATCCCGGGAATGACATTGGGTTTGGTAATGAGGTACTGGAATTCAAAGAGAAACCTGATGGTGAGATTGCTAAAATGTATGTTAAGCAGGGTTATCTCTGGAATAGTGGTATGTTCCTTTTTGATACTGATATATTTTTTGAAGAGGTTCGTAAATATGAACCTTCCATGTTTGATGCTTTTTGTGGCGATGAGGGAGTGATTCGAAATATTGTTAGTATATATAGTTCTCTTCCATCAATTTCAATAGATTATGGGATCATGGAGCGTTCTAATAAGGTCGCAGTTGTCAAACTCGAGCACAAATGGAGCGATCTTGGTAATTTCGATGCTATCTATGGAGAATCTGATAAAGATGATCATTCCAATGCTGTTTATGATTGTGATAGTAACTTTATTAGCTCAAATGGCAACCTCGTTTACTCGAAGCCGGATAAAATTGTTTCACTGATAGATATTAATGATATGGTTGTTGTGGACACTCCCGATGCATTGCTCGTTTGCCCAAGAAAAAGCAGCCAAAAAGTAAAGGATGTTGTAAATTCGTTAAGTGTTGAGGGCGATGAGCGCATTTCCCTTCATCAGACAGTTTACAGGCCGTGGGGTACATATACTATCCTTGAAAGTACTGAGAGGCATAAGATAAAGAACATAACTGTTATGCCACAGAAAAAGCTCAGTTATCAGTTACATCATCATAGGAGTGAACATTGGGTGGTTGTGGAAGGTATTGCATGTGTTCAGATCGAGGGGAAACATTTCTATCTGAGACAGGGTGAGAGCACTTTCATAAGGCCTGGGGACAAGCATCGTCTTTTAAATCCCGGAAAATTGCCTCTTGAGATAATTGAAGTGCAGCTTGGAGAAAGTGTCGATGAAGATGATATTGTTCGGTTTGATGATGAATATGGGAGGGTAAATGACTCTTCTTCAGTTGAGGATAGAATTTAA
- a CDS encoding lysylphosphatidylglycerol synthase transmembrane domain-containing protein, with product MTEKRLLNWDLFLNKKTIISFLVSFSILFFLLKYVDIEGVIEVSRNANIGIFCLAIIVHYASFLVRGLRWQNLLRGLNIKISIGVSSEMVFLSWFANSIVPAKIGDVYRSHMLKMYNGTPISVSIGTLVVERLFDILLLMLLLTITGLTVFKDKMPEEIMQSIEIGYLLLGVIALCLVFFYVLRHHIGRIIPERFMIHYSNLHDGLYSSLSNPATLVSVAVFTIFSWTFESARFLFVTRSLGIELSLAAIIFVVLASSLLTAIPLTPAGLGAVEVSIVFILGILGVDPTVAASVALLDRLISYWSILVSGAVVHMLSDKS from the coding sequence ATGACCGAGAAGAGATTGTTAAATTGGGATTTGTTCTTAAATAAAAAAACCATCATCTCATTCCTCGTCTCATTTTCCATACTTTTTTTCCTGCTAAAATATGTTGATATCGAAGGAGTAATTGAGGTATCCAGAAATGCGAACATAGGTATCTTCTGTTTGGCTATCATTGTACACTATGCTTCTTTTCTTGTACGCGGTTTGCGCTGGCAGAACCTTCTGCGGGGACTAAATATCAAAATTAGTATTGGTGTATCTTCTGAAATGGTGTTTCTGTCATGGTTTGCAAACAGTATTGTTCCTGCAAAAATAGGGGATGTTTACCGAAGCCACATGCTGAAAATGTATAATGGTACTCCCATATCTGTTTCAATAGGCACTCTGGTCGTTGAGCGTTTGTTTGATATTTTGTTACTAATGTTGTTACTGACAATTACCGGTTTGACCGTTTTTAAGGACAAGATGCCTGAAGAGATCATGCAATCGATTGAGATCGGTTATCTTCTTCTTGGAGTGATCGCTTTGTGTCTTGTTTTCTTCTACGTTCTCAGGCACCATATCGGACGAATCATTCCCGAAAGGTTCATGATTCACTACAGTAATCTCCATGATGGACTTTATTCCTCTCTTTCAAATCCAGCAACTCTGGTGTCGGTAGCGGTGTTCACTATATTTTCGTGGACATTTGAATCTGCCAGATTCTTATTTGTCACACGTTCATTGGGTATTGAATTAAGTCTTGCAGCCATCATATTTGTGGTTCTGGCCTCTTCCCTATTGACCGCAATTCCGTTGACACCAGCAGGACTTGGTGCGGTGGAGGTTTCCATTGTCTTCATTTTAGGTATTCTTGGCGTGGATCCTACGGTAGCAGCATCTGTCGCTTTGCTTGACAGGTTGATCAGTTACTGGAGCATCCTTGTGTCGGGCGCTGTAGTCCATATGTTAAGTGATAAATCTTGA
- a CDS encoding glycosyltransferase family 2 protein gives MKFSIIVPSFNERENIPVIVDKLQNVLKDIDYEIIVVDDNSPDKTWDLVEQMSHEDSRVKVIRRIGRNGLSSAVIEGFLAATGEYLGVIDADLQHDPVLLTEMLNEIENNDLDIVIASRYTETKDVEGWSRTRLFISDVATKLAQLVIKYKVTDPMSGYFVLKKSVVQENVEKFYGKGFKILLDIMSVKNDLRIKEIPYTFTNRLHGESKLGNDVIFQYVEFLLERLFGKHVETEYIKYMIVGSFGALLHFSILTLFYKNIGYTYSISLAIAILVAILFNYIYNNIWTFKDYRLTDISLITGYLKYNLLCFVGALANYSVSMYLIDHMSWIIASMVGAFVGANWNYLTNSIYTWKTKHP, from the coding sequence GTGAAATTTTCAATAATTGTCCCATCATTCAATGAAAGGGAAAATATACCGGTCATAGTAGATAAACTTCAAAATGTTTTAAAAGACATTGACTATGAGATCATTGTTGTTGATGATAATTCCCCTGACAAAACCTGGGATCTTGTAGAACAAATGTCACATGAAGATAGCCGTGTAAAGGTAATAAGAAGGATTGGTAGAAACGGACTTTCATCTGCTGTGATTGAGGGATTCTTGGCAGCAACGGGAGAATATCTTGGAGTCATCGATGCCGATCTCCAACATGACCCTGTTTTATTGACCGAAATGCTCAACGAAATTGAAAATAATGATCTCGATATTGTGATCGCTTCCAGATATACCGAAACCAAGGATGTAGAGGGATGGAGCAGAACAAGATTATTCATCAGTGACGTTGCGACCAAATTAGCACAATTGGTTATCAAATATAAAGTGACTGATCCGATGAGTGGATATTTTGTCCTTAAGAAAAGTGTTGTTCAGGAAAACGTGGAAAAGTTCTATGGAAAGGGTTTCAAGATCTTACTGGATATAATGTCAGTAAAGAACGACCTCCGCATCAAAGAAATTCCCTATACTTTCACAAACCGTCTTCACGGAGAGAGCAAACTTGGAAATGATGTAATCTTCCAGTATGTAGAATTCCTTCTCGAAAGACTGTTCGGGAAACATGTTGAAACCGAGTACATAAAATATATGATCGTAGGATCCTTTGGTGCCTTATTACATTTTTCGATCCTGACACTTTTCTATAAGAACATTGGTTATACATATAGCATATCACTTGCCATAGCAATATTGGTCGCAATACTTTTTAACTACATATACAACAACATCTGGACGTTCAAAGATTACCGCCTCACCGATATTTCTCTTATTACCGGCTATCTAAAATACAATTTGCTTTGCTTTGTGGGCGCACTTGCAAACTACAGCGTAAGCATGTACTTGATCGATCATATGAGTTGGATAATTGCATCCATGGTAGGAGCATTTGTTGGTGCCAATTGGAACTATTTAACAAACTCGATATACACATGGAAGACAAAACATCCATGA
- a CDS encoding class I SAM-dependent methyltransferase: MKKNLEDHDLISCGYYDEAYKNEKGLQSKWHHLKFKRITDKIHNQKKILNIACSAGTLDALIDGDLVTGLDFSFKQLVYADQNNSTGNNHYICGDACRLPLKSESFDMVIASEFIEHIDEHSISLFLDEVYRVLEPGGELILTTPNYSSLWPLLETLLNKAGNVDYSDQHISKFNKRKLYDLIEKNGKFNIVEATPFLLFSPFLAIINWRCADLLYRHESIISNKLGFLLIFHLKKIQ, from the coding sequence GTGAAAAAGAATCTTGAAGACCACGACTTAATTTCGTGTGGATATTATGATGAAGCTTACAAAAACGAAAAGGGACTTCAATCTAAATGGCACCACCTTAAGTTCAAAAGAATTACTGATAAGATCCATAATCAGAAAAAAATACTCAATATTGCATGCAGTGCAGGCACTCTGGATGCTCTCATCGATGGAGACCTCGTAACAGGCCTTGATTTTTCGTTTAAACAACTTGTTTATGCAGATCAGAATAATAGCACAGGGAATAATCATTATATTTGTGGTGATGCATGCCGATTACCACTGAAATCCGAAAGTTTTGACATGGTAATTGCCAGCGAGTTCATCGAACATATTGATGAACACTCAATATCTCTTTTTTTGGATGAAGTATATAGAGTATTGGAACCAGGAGGAGAACTTATTCTCACCACACCAAACTATTCCAGCCTCTGGCCATTACTTGAAACCTTACTTAACAAGGCAGGAAACGTTGATTATTCTGACCAGCACATTTCGAAATTCAATAAACGCAAATTATATGACCTTATTGAAAAAAATGGGAAATTCAATATTGTTGAAGCCACTCCATTCTTGCTATTCTCTCCATTTTTAGCGATCATCAATTGGAGATGTGCAGACTTATTGTACCGACATGAATCAATAATTTCCAACAAGCTTGGATTTTTATTGATATTTCATCTAAAGAAGATACAATAA
- a CDS encoding glycosyltransferase family 39 protein, which yields MVNKSKKPKNKMESEIVPKPQKQTSDENPALQKVLSEKYLTILIAITLLGTILRIYSLATESIWLDEATSVNIASRSLMDIIFGNNDFAHPPLYYSILHFVMMVSQSEFALRLPSAIFGSLSIPLIYLVGKELLDKKTAIIASFLLSVSTFHINYSQEGRSYALMMLLVLLTIYLFINAYNKKSTLHWTITAISASVLVYTHFFGFFVIAAMGLYYLINEFDIKILKFRSFEESKIALIGTLAFIVMSLPMIVWVIKELGYVSGNKTWGMSQEGFFHTILLSFSSYSNLLLYIYAILLIIGILFCMKDFRKSLTLLSIWLFLPLVTGYFLAGSMPFQPRYLLFVLPAYLLLISNGIVSISKIGSLGIDSSNSTTKGKNQKNKTPGNNNTLREIAVIAVILLVVCSISFIPLNNYYTSMSKNDWRSAALALEEITQPGDVITPLPGYMSQPLEYYYNNQTDETIIKGTGYSEADMTKHAKGSKRIWYIVTWDISAANSDGTAIKWLQENASPVGQITGIYVYTYPKIDVNMS from the coding sequence ATGGTCAACAAAAGTAAGAAGCCGAAAAATAAGATGGAATCTGAGATTGTTCCTAAACCTCAAAAACAAACTTCAGATGAAAATCCTGCCTTACAAAAAGTGCTTTCTGAAAAATACCTTACCATATTAATTGCCATTACTTTGCTCGGAACTATTTTAAGAATATATTCCCTTGCTACTGAATCGATCTGGCTTGATGAAGCTACGAGTGTGAACATAGCAAGCCGTAGCCTTATGGATATTATATTTGGAAATAATGATTTTGCACACCCTCCACTTTATTATTCAATCCTACATTTTGTCATGATGGTAAGCCAGTCTGAATTTGCTTTAAGGTTGCCCTCTGCAATATTTGGAAGCCTTTCAATACCACTGATATACCTTGTAGGTAAAGAATTGTTAGACAAGAAAACAGCCATCATTGCTTCATTTCTTTTGTCAGTATCCACATTCCATATCAATTATTCGCAGGAAGGAAGAAGTTATGCATTGATGATGCTTCTCGTACTTCTTACGATTTACCTGTTCATAAATGCATACAACAAGAAAAGTACCCTGCATTGGACCATTACTGCAATTTCAGCGTCCGTTCTGGTCTACACACATTTCTTTGGATTTTTTGTAATTGCTGCAATGGGATTGTACTACCTTATCAATGAATTTGACATTAAAATCCTCAAATTCAGATCGTTCGAAGAAAGTAAAATTGCACTTATCGGCACTCTTGCATTCATTGTAATGAGTTTGCCAATGATAGTATGGGTGATAAAGGAGCTGGGGTATGTTAGTGGAAACAAGACATGGGGAATGTCACAGGAGGGATTCTTCCACACAATACTCTTGTCTTTCAGTAGCTATTCCAACCTGTTGCTATACATATATGCCATATTGTTGATAATTGGCATTTTATTCTGTATGAAAGATTTTAGAAAATCACTCACATTGCTTTCAATATGGTTATTTTTACCATTGGTAACCGGATATTTCCTTGCAGGATCAATGCCATTTCAGCCAAGATACCTCCTTTTCGTACTGCCAGCATATTTACTGTTGATATCAAATGGAATTGTTAGTATCTCAAAAATAGGGTCATTGGGCATAGATAGCTCAAATTCCACAACAAAAGGAAAAAATCAAAAGAACAAAACTCCTGGCAACAACAATACTCTAAGAGAAATTGCGGTTATAGCAGTTATTTTGTTAGTAGTATGCAGCATCAGTTTCATTCCATTGAACAATTATTATACCAGCATGAGTAAAAATGACTGGAGAAGCGCAGCACTCGCTCTGGAAGAGATTACACAACCAGGAGATGTTATCACACCCCTTCCAGGATATATGAGCCAACCATTGGAATATTATTACAATAATCAAACTGATGAAACCATCATTAAGGGTACCGGTTATTCAGAAGCAGACATGACCAAGCATGCCAAAGGTTCTAAGCGTATATGGTATATCGTCACATGGGATATATCTGCAGCGAATTCTGATGGAACCGCCATAAAATGGTTGCAGGAAAATGCAAGCCCTGTAGGACAGATAACCGGAATATACGTATATACATATCCAAAAATAGATGTAAATATGTCCTAA
- a CDS encoding DUF5658 family protein — MQHVLSPHNLESLKEFNDFLYDIRYILVFYVLGDFITTAKALNYGVEANGFMALVMAEFGVWTLFALKLVFVLIVYWIYKGAFSSSEKQKTDLWPMMKNLIVFVGIFLVINNLLVIWGSFSPLQLLGIASL, encoded by the coding sequence ATGCAACATGTGCTTTCTCCACATAATCTGGAATCTTTAAAAGAATTCAATGATTTCCTTTACGACATTAGGTATATCCTTGTATTCTACGTGCTGGGTGACTTCATAACCACAGCTAAAGCCCTTAATTATGGTGTTGAAGCGAATGGGTTTATGGCTTTGGTAATGGCAGAGTTTGGGGTGTGGACACTATTTGCTCTCAAATTAGTTTTTGTCCTTATAGTTTATTGGATATATAAGGGTGCATTTTCCTCCTCCGAAAAGCAAAAGACTGACCTCTGGCCAATGATGAAGAACTTGATCGTATTTGTCGGTATTTTTCTTGTGATCAACAATCTTCTGGTAATATGGGGGTCTTTTAGCCCTTTGCAGTTGCTTGGGATCGCTTCGTTGTGA